One region of Anaeromyxobacter paludicola genomic DNA includes:
- a CDS encoding Flp family type IVb pilin, with protein sequence MSKYMKQLWNDEGGATAVEYGLMVALIAAVIVTIVTTLGGKVNTAFKTVSDALP encoded by the coding sequence ATGAGCAAGTACATGAAGCAGCTCTGGAACGACGAGGGAGGCGCGACGGCGGTGGAGTACGGGCTGATGGTGGCCCTCATCGCGGCAGTCATCGTCACGATCGTGACGACCCTCGGCGGCAAGGTCAACACCGCCTTCAAGACGGTGAGCGACGCGCTGCCGTAG
- a CDS encoding Flp family type IVb pilin yields MSRSRSASSWRPRALWLDERGATAVEYALLASFITGAIAAAVGTFGGAVKALFLKIVTVWPN; encoded by the coding sequence ATGTCGAGATCTCGCAGCGCTTCATCGTGGCGGCCCAGGGCCCTCTGGCTGGACGAGCGCGGCGCCACGGCCGTCGAATACGCCCTGCTGGCCAGCTTCATCACGGGAGCGATCGCGGCGGCCGTCGGGACCTTCGGCGGCGCGGTCAAGGCCCTGTTCCTGAAGATCGTTACGGTCTGGCCCAATTAG
- a CDS encoding efflux RND transporter periplasmic adaptor subunit, translating to MDDRTRPSQPSPRAGSDRERTRHVTLVLVVAVLVCVAGALALALVRHHREAGQRDRLARAAAEGPRVLVATATRPSDVREVTLPGDVRAFWQTTLYAKVNGYVRRMDVDKGDRVKRGQVLAAIASPETDRQVDQARSTLQVRRRLARRVRALAPRGIVSQQDLDQANADLAIAEAELRRVQALQDYEVLRAPFDGVVTARYADPGALLSSTGSGQPVLEVSDPARSRVLVYVGQDVAPFVRLGDEGVLRVEQLPGLEVRARVRRMADALDPRSRSMLVELWPDPGGDPAFRLVPGLFVHVALKVKVPAMPAVPEEALVSRGEKLQVALVRDQKLHFVEVEPGATDGKTLQIRRGLSGGETVALSPPSDLGEGAAVQAVEPKKRQADAGGQQRRGRAGER from the coding sequence ATGGACGACCGGACCCGACCGTCGCAGCCCTCGCCCCGCGCCGGCTCGGACCGCGAGCGGACCCGGCACGTCACCCTGGTCCTCGTCGTCGCGGTGCTCGTCTGCGTCGCCGGCGCCCTCGCGCTGGCGCTGGTGCGCCACCACCGCGAGGCCGGCCAGCGCGACCGGCTGGCCCGCGCCGCGGCCGAGGGGCCGCGCGTGCTCGTCGCCACCGCCACGCGCCCGAGCGACGTGCGGGAGGTGACGCTGCCCGGCGACGTGCGGGCCTTCTGGCAGACCACGCTCTACGCCAAGGTGAACGGGTACGTGCGCCGGATGGACGTGGACAAGGGCGATCGGGTGAAGCGCGGCCAGGTCCTCGCCGCGATCGCCTCGCCGGAGACCGACCGGCAGGTGGATCAGGCGCGCTCCACGCTCCAGGTGCGCCGGCGGCTCGCCCGCCGGGTGCGGGCGCTGGCGCCGCGCGGGATCGTGTCCCAGCAGGACCTCGACCAGGCCAACGCCGACCTCGCCATCGCCGAGGCGGAGCTCCGGCGCGTGCAGGCGCTGCAGGATTACGAGGTGCTGCGCGCCCCCTTCGACGGCGTGGTGACCGCCCGCTACGCCGACCCCGGCGCGCTCCTCTCCTCGACCGGGAGCGGCCAGCCCGTGCTCGAGGTCTCGGACCCGGCGCGGTCGCGCGTGCTCGTGTACGTCGGGCAGGACGTGGCGCCCTTCGTGCGGCTCGGCGACGAGGGCGTGCTGCGCGTCGAGCAGCTGCCCGGGCTCGAGGTGCGCGCCCGCGTGCGGCGGATGGCCGACGCGCTCGATCCCCGGAGCCGCTCCATGCTGGTGGAGCTCTGGCCCGACCCCGGCGGCGACCCGGCCTTCCGGCTCGTGCCAGGGCTCTTCGTGCACGTGGCGCTGAAGGTGAAGGTGCCGGCCATGCCCGCGGTGCCGGAGGAGGCGCTGGTGTCGCGGGGGGAGAAGCTGCAGGTGGCCCTCGTCCGCGACCAGAAGCTCCACTTCGTCGAGGTGGAGCCGGGGGCGACCGACGGGAAGACGCTGCAGATCCGGCGCGGCCTCTCGGGCGGGGAGACCGTGGCGCTGTCGCCGCCGTCGGACCTCGGGGAGGGGGCGGCGGTGCAGGCGGTGGAGCCGAAGAAGCGGCAGGCGGATGCGGGGGGGCAGCAGCGGAGAGGGAGGGCGGGGGAGCGCTGA
- a CDS encoding efflux RND transporter permease subunit yields the protein MWIVRLALRRPYTIAVLCLGIVLFGGLAIARSKVDVLPSVDIPVVVVVWAYPGLIPEEMEKRVIFLTERALSTTISDIERLDSQSISGIGVVKIYFHPDVEIGGAIAQVTSVCNTILRLMPPGMTPPNVLQFNASNVPVAQLTLSGEGLGEQELFDYGLNVLRLRLFTIPGLATPAPYGGRQKQVMVDIDPGRLAATGLSPQDVVNALTAQNVILPAGSARLGSSELDVQLNNSPLQVAEFNQLPVREVNGRLVRMGDVANVHQGYAVQQNVVHVDGRRSTYLALLRKAGSSTLAVVDSVKDMLPALQRSAPQGLKLELDFDQSQFVRASVHEVLREALLAAALVSLMILFFLGSWRGMVIVCSSIPIAILVSIVGLFLGGQTMNLMTLGGLALAIGMLVDDATVEVENIHRNSAIPGEDGQPRHLTRVVLDSAHQIAVPALAATLTICIVFFPVVLLTGPARFLFRPLALAVVLAMLASYLLSRTLVPTLARMLMEREHAHIAGGRQVSEHAGPVARFAARFNARRDRLFDRFQAGYGAVLAVVLAHRVRVGVAALLLLLTGLSLARVVGLDFFPQVDTGQMRLHYRAPRGTRVELTERQVLEVERAVRELARGEVASVVDNIGIPISYNLAFVQTSNAGGEDAEIRISLRPGHEPSGRLMDRIRRELPARFPGAQLWFEPADVVSQVLSFGLPAQLEAEVVGRDPEAALRTAQEVAAAVRRVPGAVDVHLAQVFDRPALGVEVDRQQAEQLGLSERDVASSLLTSLSSSTLSAPSFWVDPRTGVNYTVAVQTPIDRIRDTGDLLGTPLSAGSGSGGSGSAGALGGSSGAGGGAPADATPPGGVTAPYLGAISALRARTSRTAIAHDTVQPVVEVQLAASDRDLGAVASEIQASVDRVKLPPGISVKLRGQSESMFQAFGRLGLGLVLAVALVYLLLAVLFQSWADPLIIVMAVPGALVGILWMLSLTGTTLNVESFMGAIMAVGIATSNSILLVSFANDYRAAAEKDPGPLEAVLEAGRTRLRPVLMTALAMILGMLPMAIGMGEGGEQNAPLGRAVIGGLLAATFSTLFLVPVAYTFLRRKAPRKHELDVTFAAEAGEAPPRSSVPGGTGPAPAPAGS from the coding sequence GTGTGGATCGTCCGCCTGGCCCTGCGCCGGCCCTACACCATCGCCGTGCTCTGCCTGGGGATCGTCCTCTTCGGCGGGCTGGCGATCGCCCGCTCCAAGGTGGACGTGCTGCCCTCGGTGGACATCCCGGTGGTGGTGGTGGTCTGGGCCTACCCCGGCCTGATCCCGGAGGAGATGGAGAAGCGGGTCATCTTCCTCACCGAGCGCGCCCTCTCCACCACCATCAGCGACATCGAGCGGCTCGACTCCCAGTCGATCAGCGGCATCGGGGTGGTGAAGATCTACTTCCACCCCGACGTCGAGATCGGCGGCGCCATCGCCCAGGTCACGAGCGTCTGCAACACCATCCTGCGGCTCATGCCGCCCGGGATGACGCCCCCCAACGTCCTCCAGTTCAACGCCAGCAACGTCCCGGTGGCGCAGCTCACGCTCTCGGGCGAGGGGCTCGGCGAGCAGGAGCTCTTCGACTACGGCCTGAACGTGCTGCGGCTGCGCCTCTTCACCATCCCCGGCCTCGCCACCCCGGCCCCGTACGGCGGGCGCCAGAAGCAGGTGATGGTGGACATCGACCCGGGCCGGCTCGCCGCGACCGGGCTCTCGCCGCAGGACGTGGTGAACGCGCTCACCGCCCAGAACGTGATCCTGCCCGCCGGCAGCGCCCGCCTCGGGAGCTCCGAGCTCGACGTGCAGCTCAACAACAGCCCGCTCCAGGTGGCCGAGTTCAACCAGCTCCCCGTCCGGGAGGTGAACGGCCGGCTCGTCCGCATGGGCGACGTGGCCAACGTCCACCAGGGCTACGCCGTGCAGCAGAACGTGGTCCACGTGGACGGGCGGCGCTCCACCTACCTCGCGCTGCTGCGCAAGGCCGGCTCGTCCACCCTGGCGGTGGTGGACTCGGTGAAGGACATGCTCCCCGCCCTTCAGCGCTCCGCGCCCCAGGGGCTGAAGCTCGAGCTCGACTTCGACCAGAGCCAGTTCGTGCGGGCGTCGGTCCACGAGGTCCTCCGCGAGGCGCTCCTCGCCGCCGCGCTCGTGTCGCTCATGATCCTCTTCTTCCTCGGGAGCTGGCGCGGGATGGTCATCGTCTGCAGCTCCATCCCCATCGCCATCCTGGTGTCCATCGTGGGGCTCTTCCTCGGCGGCCAGACGATGAACCTCATGACGCTCGGCGGCCTCGCGCTCGCCATCGGCATGCTGGTGGACGACGCCACGGTGGAGGTGGAGAACATCCACCGCAACAGCGCCATCCCCGGCGAGGACGGGCAGCCGCGGCACCTCACCCGCGTGGTGCTCGACAGCGCGCACCAGATCGCCGTGCCCGCCCTCGCCGCCACCCTCACCATCTGCATCGTCTTCTTCCCGGTGGTGCTCCTCACCGGCCCGGCCCGCTTCCTCTTCCGTCCGCTCGCGCTCGCGGTGGTGCTGGCGATGCTGGCGTCCTACCTGCTCTCGCGCACCCTCGTCCCCACGCTGGCGCGCATGCTGATGGAGCGGGAGCACGCGCACATCGCCGGGGGGCGGCAGGTGTCGGAGCACGCCGGGCCCGTGGCCCGCTTCGCGGCCCGGTTCAACGCCCGCCGCGACCGGCTCTTCGACCGCTTCCAGGCGGGCTACGGCGCGGTCCTGGCGGTGGTGCTGGCCCACCGGGTGCGGGTCGGGGTGGCCGCGCTGCTCCTGCTCCTGACCGGGCTCAGCCTGGCGCGGGTGGTCGGGCTCGACTTCTTCCCCCAGGTGGACACGGGGCAGATGCGGCTCCACTACCGCGCGCCCCGCGGGACGCGGGTCGAGCTGACCGAGCGGCAGGTGCTCGAGGTGGAGCGGGCGGTCCGCGAGCTCGCGCGCGGCGAGGTGGCGAGCGTCGTGGACAACATCGGGATCCCCATCTCGTACAACCTCGCCTTCGTCCAGACGAGCAACGCCGGCGGCGAGGACGCCGAGATCCGAATCTCGCTCCGCCCCGGCCACGAGCCGTCGGGGCGGCTCATGGACCGGATCCGGCGCGAGCTGCCGGCGCGCTTCCCGGGCGCGCAGCTCTGGTTCGAGCCGGCCGACGTGGTGAGCCAGGTGCTCTCGTTCGGGCTCCCCGCCCAGCTCGAGGCCGAGGTGGTGGGGCGCGACCCCGAGGCGGCGCTGCGCACCGCGCAGGAGGTCGCGGCGGCGGTCCGGCGGGTGCCCGGCGCGGTGGACGTGCACCTGGCGCAGGTGTTCGACCGGCCCGCGCTCGGGGTGGAGGTGGATCGCCAGCAGGCGGAGCAGCTCGGCCTCTCCGAGCGCGACGTCGCCTCGAGCCTGCTCACCTCGCTCAGCTCGAGCACGCTCTCCGCGCCCAGCTTCTGGGTCGATCCCCGGACCGGGGTCAACTACACGGTGGCGGTGCAGACGCCCATCGACCGGATCCGCGACACCGGCGATCTCCTCGGAACGCCGCTGTCCGCCGGCTCCGGGAGCGGCGGGAGCGGGTCCGCCGGCGCGCTGGGCGGCAGCTCCGGCGCCGGAGGGGGCGCGCCGGCCGACGCGACCCCGCCCGGCGGCGTGACCGCCCCCTACCTCGGCGCCATCTCGGCGCTGCGCGCGCGGACCAGCCGGACCGCCATCGCCCACGACACGGTCCAGCCGGTGGTGGAGGTGCAGCTCGCCGCCAGCGACCGCGACCTCGGGGCGGTGGCGAGCGAGATCCAGGCGAGCGTGGACCGGGTGAAGCTCCCGCCCGGCATCAGCGTGAAGCTGCGCGGCCAGAGCGAGAGCATGTTCCAGGCCTTCGGCCGGCTCGGGCTGGGGCTGGTCCTCGCGGTGGCGCTCGTCTACCTGCTGCTCGCCGTGCTGTTCCAGTCCTGGGCCGACCCGCTCATCATCGTCATGGCGGTACCGGGCGCGCTGGTCGGCATCCTCTGGATGCTCTCGCTCACCGGCACGACGCTCAACGTCGAGTCGTTCATGGGCGCCATCATGGCGGTCGGCATCGCGACCTCGAACAGCATCCTGCTCGTCTCCTTCGCCAACGACTACCGGGCCGCCGCGGAGAAGGATCCCGGCCCGCTCGAGGCGGTGCTCGAGGCCGGCCGGACGCGGCTGCGCCCCGTGCTCATGACCGCCCTGGCGATGATCCTCGGGATGCTGCCCATGGCCATCGGGATGGGGGAGGGCGGGGAGCAGAACGCGCCGCTCGGCCGCGCCGTGATCGGCGGGCTGCTGGCCGCCACCTTCAGCACCCTCTTCCTCGTGCCCGTCGCCTACACCTTCCTCCGGCGGAAGGCCCCGCGGAAGCACGAGCTCGACGTGACCTTCGCCGCCGAGGCCGGCGAGGCGCCGCCCCGGTCGTCCGTGCCCGGCGGGACGGGGCCCGCGCCGGCGCCGGCGGGGAGCTGA
- a CDS encoding tRNA threonylcarbamoyladenosine dehydratase — protein sequence MTAPLSPRLDRTARLLGLDPMERLARAHVVVIGLGGVGSFAAEALARAGVGRLTLCDGERIDETNVNRQLHALEGEVGRYKAEALADRYRRVNAAARIEAVCERYGEETAARIVPAGVDFVVDAADTVVAKLHLISRCLTERIPLVTSMGAARRIDPTAVEVTDLCETHTDQLAKDVRKYLRRHHGISAVSPTGVLAVWSREPPRDTLALPWDEALGVPGVRARPEGERRREPKVFGSAAFVTGVFGLAAAGAVVQRLTGLAPATPRELGEREAKRRKKKVTSPRR from the coding sequence ATGACCGCGCCGCTCTCGCCCCGCCTCGATCGCACCGCGCGCCTCCTGGGCCTCGACCCGATGGAGCGGCTCGCCCGCGCCCACGTCGTCGTCATCGGCCTCGGCGGCGTCGGCTCGTTCGCCGCCGAGGCCCTGGCGCGCGCCGGGGTCGGCCGGCTCACGCTCTGCGACGGCGAGCGCATCGACGAGACCAACGTGAACCGCCAGCTCCACGCCCTCGAGGGCGAGGTGGGGCGCTACAAGGCCGAGGCGCTGGCGGACCGCTACCGCCGCGTGAACGCCGCCGCCCGGATCGAGGCGGTCTGCGAGCGCTACGGCGAGGAGACCGCGGCCCGCATCGTCCCCGCCGGCGTGGACTTCGTGGTGGACGCGGCCGACACGGTGGTCGCGAAGCTGCACCTCATCTCGCGCTGCCTCACGGAGCGGATCCCGCTCGTCACCTCGATGGGCGCCGCCCGCCGGATCGACCCGACCGCGGTCGAGGTGACCGACCTCTGCGAGACGCACACCGACCAGCTCGCGAAGGACGTGCGCAAGTACCTGCGCCGGCACCACGGCATCTCGGCGGTGTCGCCCACCGGCGTGCTCGCCGTCTGGTCGCGCGAGCCTCCGCGCGACACCCTCGCCCTGCCGTGGGACGAGGCGCTCGGCGTGCCGGGCGTCCGCGCCCGCCCGGAGGGCGAGCGGCGGCGCGAGCCCAAGGTGTTCGGCAGCGCCGCCTTCGTGACCGGCGTCTTCGGGCTGGCGGCCGCGGGGGCGGTCGTGCAACGGCTCACCGGGCTCGCGCCCGCCACGCCCCGCGAGCTGGGAGAGCGCGAGGCGAAGCGGCGCAAGAAGAAGGTCACCTCGCCGCGGCGCTGA
- a CDS encoding TatD family hydrolase — MIDSHCHLDGIAFDADRESVLARARAAGVEALVVPGVAPGGWARAARFAQEHPGVHVAFGIHPQLLPEVPAREDDRMLADLEAALARGGAVAVGECGLDGADAVGAALERQVSVLRGQLALARRFRLPVILHLLRAHHALLAVLREEPPLPAGGVLHSYSAGAEMVPPFAALGLHFGFGGPLTYEGARKPIAALRAVPPGRLLLETDAPDQTPRPHRGRGEPAFLAEVLRAAAAALGRTEAEVEAATSAAARGLFRLG, encoded by the coding sequence ATGATCGACTCCCACTGCCACCTCGACGGCATCGCCTTCGACGCGGATCGCGAGTCGGTGCTGGCGCGGGCGCGCGCGGCCGGGGTGGAGGCGCTGGTGGTGCCGGGCGTGGCCCCCGGCGGATGGGCGCGGGCGGCCCGCTTCGCCCAGGAGCACCCGGGGGTGCACGTGGCCTTCGGGATCCACCCGCAGCTCCTGCCGGAGGTGCCGGCCCGCGAGGACGACCGGATGCTCGCGGACCTCGAGGCGGCGCTGGCGCGCGGCGGGGCGGTGGCGGTGGGGGAGTGCGGGCTCGACGGCGCCGACGCGGTGGGGGCGGCGCTCGAGCGGCAGGTGTCGGTGCTGCGCGGGCAGCTCGCGCTGGCCCGCCGCTTCCGGCTCCCGGTGATCCTCCACCTCCTCCGGGCGCACCACGCGCTCCTGGCGGTGCTGCGGGAGGAGCCGCCGCTGCCGGCCGGCGGCGTGCTCCACAGCTACAGCGCCGGGGCCGAGATGGTCCCGCCGTTCGCGGCGCTCGGGCTCCACTTCGGCTTCGGCGGGCCGCTCACCTACGAGGGGGCGCGCAAGCCGATCGCGGCGCTCCGGGCCGTCCCGCCGGGCCGGCTCCTCCTCGAGACCGACGCGCCCGACCAGACCCCGCGGCCGCACCGGGGCCGCGGTGAGCCCGCATTCCTCGCCGAGGTGCTCCGGGCCGCGGCGGCGGCGCTGGGGAGGACCGAGGCCGAGGTGGAGGCCGCGACGAGCGCGGCGGCGCGGGGGCTGTTCCGGCTCGGGTGA
- a CDS encoding MFS transporter has protein sequence MSPTRRRLREYALTAGELGAAAAQTVMVALLPVLIAPYAPSAIWIGFAIGGEGIFALLLPFWVGALSDRLPRRLARRFGRRTFFLLLTAPLMALALVASPWLRGYWPLAGAAFVCFAALHAYLTPFWTLLIDAVPEERRGTVQGVRGFFRAGGLAYGLVAAGLLFALWRPLPFLLAAALLLATTGATAWAERRIRAAEEPTRREGLLDSWRQVAARPGAAALLVAEAFWNAAIDGIRPYLFLYAKHVLGATVAETSGGLGLLVVGLAGGSVVAGRLSDRYGRARILSAGSALLAAGMAAGFFARSFPVALVVLAFAGIGAAAELALPYPLFAELMGQDAGGEHTGIYVISFSLGRILAPLVVGGAVDLGARAQPGTHGYPFMWLVAGGFAVCGWGALQWSRRSTMRAAAQA, from the coding sequence GTGAGCCCGACCCGCCGGCGACTGCGAGAGTATGCCCTCACCGCCGGCGAGCTGGGCGCCGCCGCGGCGCAGACCGTGATGGTCGCGCTGCTGCCGGTGCTCATCGCGCCCTACGCCCCGTCGGCCATCTGGATCGGCTTCGCCATCGGCGGGGAGGGGATCTTCGCCCTGCTCCTGCCGTTCTGGGTCGGCGCGCTCTCGGACCGGCTGCCGCGGAGGCTCGCCCGCCGCTTCGGGCGGCGCACCTTCTTCCTCCTCCTCACGGCCCCGCTCATGGCGCTCGCGCTCGTCGCCTCGCCGTGGCTGCGCGGCTACTGGCCGCTCGCCGGCGCGGCGTTCGTCTGCTTCGCCGCCCTGCACGCGTACCTGACGCCGTTCTGGACGCTCCTCATCGACGCGGTGCCGGAGGAGCGGCGCGGGACGGTGCAGGGCGTGCGCGGCTTCTTCCGCGCCGGCGGCCTCGCCTACGGCCTGGTGGCGGCGGGCCTTCTCTTCGCCCTCTGGCGCCCGCTGCCCTTCCTGCTCGCGGCGGCCCTGCTGCTCGCCACCACCGGCGCGACCGCCTGGGCCGAGCGCCGGATCCGCGCGGCCGAGGAGCCGACCCGGCGCGAGGGGCTCCTCGACTCCTGGCGGCAGGTGGCGGCCCGGCCCGGGGCGGCGGCGCTGCTGGTGGCCGAGGCGTTCTGGAACGCCGCCATCGACGGCATCCGCCCCTACCTCTTCCTCTACGCGAAGCACGTGCTGGGGGCGACGGTGGCCGAGACCTCGGGTGGGCTGGGGCTGCTCGTGGTCGGGCTCGCCGGCGGCTCGGTGGTGGCGGGGCGGCTCTCCGACCGGTACGGGCGGGCGCGGATCCTGTCGGCCGGCTCGGCGCTGCTCGCCGCGGGGATGGCGGCCGGGTTCTTCGCCCGGTCCTTCCCGGTGGCGCTGGTCGTGCTCGCCTTCGCGGGAATCGGCGCCGCCGCCGAGCTGGCGCTGCCGTACCCGCTCTTCGCCGAGCTGATGGGCCAGGACGCCGGCGGCGAGCACACCGGCATCTACGTCATCTCCTTCAGCCTGGGGCGGATCCTGGCCCCGCTGGTGGTCGGCGGGGCGGTGGACCTCGGTGCGCGGGCCCAGCCGGGCACGCACGGCTACCCGTTCATGTGGCTCGTGGCCGGCGGCTTCGCGGTGTGCGGCTGGGGCGCCCTCCAGTGGTCGCGCCGGAGTACCATGCGGGCGGCGGCCCAGGCATGA
- a CDS encoding MFS transporter, producing the protein MNRLEPAPPSAPAPSGPPPGVLSAAVLVASLGYFVDIYDLLLFSIVRVPSLRALGISGQALIDDGVFLLNTQMAGMLLGGVFWGVLGDRKGRLHILFGSITLYSLATLGNGLVHGLPAYAALRFLAGVGLAGELGAGVTLVSEILPKELRGWGTMLVASVGVSGAVLANVVATRFDWRTAYLIGGGLGLALLLLRVGVAESAVFRRLERQGRAVARGNFLSLFTSWGRFRRYAKTILIGTPTWFVVGILVTFSPEFARALGVTGAVSAGSAVMYCYLGLVIGDFASGALSQLLRSRKKVVVGYLCLVAATVAAWYVVPRGQAPDLLYACCAALGFAAGYWAIFVTVGAEQFGTNLRATVATTVPNFVRGMLVLITSAFQVARAHLGLLGGSALVGAVCVGVALVAAVRLEETFGRDLDYLELDEPLA; encoded by the coding sequence GTGAACCGCCTCGAGCCCGCCCCGCCCTCCGCGCCCGCGCCGTCCGGCCCGCCGCCCGGCGTCCTCTCGGCGGCGGTGCTGGTCGCGTCGCTCGGCTACTTCGTGGACATCTACGACCTGCTCCTCTTCAGCATCGTGCGGGTGCCCTCGCTGCGCGCCCTCGGGATCTCCGGGCAGGCCCTCATCGACGACGGCGTCTTCCTCCTCAACACCCAGATGGCCGGCATGCTCCTCGGCGGCGTCTTCTGGGGCGTCCTCGGGGACAGGAAGGGCCGGCTCCACATCCTGTTCGGGTCGATCACGCTCTACTCGCTCGCGACCCTCGGGAACGGCCTCGTCCACGGCCTGCCCGCCTACGCCGCGCTGCGCTTCCTCGCCGGCGTGGGGCTCGCCGGCGAGCTCGGGGCCGGGGTGACCCTGGTCTCCGAGATCCTCCCGAAGGAGCTGCGGGGCTGGGGCACCATGCTCGTCGCCAGCGTCGGCGTCTCCGGGGCGGTACTCGCCAACGTGGTCGCCACCCGGTTCGACTGGCGCACCGCCTACCTCATCGGCGGCGGCCTCGGCCTCGCGCTGCTCCTGCTGCGGGTCGGCGTGGCCGAGTCGGCCGTGTTCCGGCGGCTCGAGCGGCAGGGGCGGGCGGTGGCGCGCGGCAACTTCCTCTCGCTCTTCACCAGCTGGGGCCGCTTCCGCCGCTACGCCAAGACCATCCTCATCGGCACGCCCACCTGGTTCGTGGTCGGGATCCTGGTCACCTTCTCCCCCGAGTTCGCCCGGGCGCTCGGCGTCACCGGCGCGGTCTCGGCCGGCAGCGCCGTCATGTACTGCTACCTCGGCCTCGTGATCGGCGACTTCGCCTCGGGCGCGCTCTCGCAGCTCCTCCGGAGCCGCAAGAAGGTGGTGGTGGGTTACCTGTGCCTCGTCGCCGCCACCGTGGCCGCCTGGTACGTCGTGCCGCGGGGCCAGGCGCCGGACCTGCTCTACGCCTGTTGCGCCGCCCTCGGCTTCGCGGCCGGCTACTGGGCCATCTTCGTCACCGTGGGCGCGGAGCAGTTCGGCACCAACCTGCGCGCCACGGTCGCGACCACCGTGCCGAACTTCGTGCGCGGCATGCTCGTGCTCATCACGAGCGCGTTCCAGGTCGCGCGCGCCCACCTGGGGCTGCTCGGCGGCTCGGCGCTGGTCGGCGCCGTCTGTGTGGGCGTGGCGCTCGTGGCCGCGGTGCGGCTCGAGGAGACCTTCGGCCGCGACCTCGACTACCTGGAGCTCGACGAGCCGCTCGCCTGA
- a CDS encoding alpha/beta family hydrolase, translating to MPFRDRQDGGRQLAAALERFRRERPLVLAVPRGGLSVACVVARALAAPLEPLAVLKLVAPGHPERPVGAVAEGGASWTDVRLARALRLSEADLAELAARATPELLRRGRAWRGGRALPDLAGRTVLLVDDGVATGATARAAARAARAHGAAWVVLAAPVVAGRLVPELRADLDEVVAVELPFELGPLARWYRELPPVEEGETLALLREARRDEGLADGAGPGAEPADPEERETVVPMRGLECGRTGLDGTLGVPAGARGLVVFAHGAGSTHAGARNRRVAQALRRAGLATLLFDLLTPEERAEDEATLQLRFDVDLLSARVVQALRWARRRPALEQLSVGLFGASTGGAAALAAASALPGEVRAVVARGARPDLLAPEVLARIDAAVLLLVGGRDEMVLSLNRSALPHLRRCELAVLPGASHLFEEPGALAAVARLSADWFGRHLPALPESRPAG from the coding sequence ATGCCGTTTCGCGACCGCCAGGACGGCGGCCGGCAGCTCGCGGCCGCCCTGGAGCGCTTCCGCCGGGAGCGCCCGCTCGTCCTGGCCGTGCCGCGCGGCGGCCTGTCCGTCGCCTGCGTGGTGGCGCGCGCCCTCGCCGCGCCGCTCGAGCCGCTCGCCGTCCTGAAGCTCGTGGCCCCGGGGCACCCGGAGCGCCCGGTGGGCGCGGTCGCGGAGGGCGGGGCGTCTTGGACCGACGTCCGGCTCGCGCGCGCGCTGCGGCTCTCCGAGGCGGACCTCGCCGAGCTCGCGGCCCGGGCCACCCCGGAGCTGCTCCGGCGCGGCCGGGCGTGGCGCGGCGGGCGGGCGCTGCCGGACCTCGCCGGGCGCACCGTGCTGCTCGTGGACGACGGCGTGGCGACCGGGGCCACCGCCCGCGCCGCCGCGCGCGCCGCCCGGGCCCACGGCGCCGCCTGGGTGGTGCTGGCGGCGCCGGTGGTCGCCGGCCGGCTCGTCCCGGAGCTCCGCGCCGACCTCGACGAGGTGGTCGCGGTCGAGCTCCCCTTCGAGCTCGGGCCCCTCGCGCGCTGGTACCGCGAGCTCCCGCCGGTCGAGGAGGGCGAGACGCTGGCGCTCCTGCGCGAGGCCCGGCGCGACGAGGGGCTCGCGGACGGCGCCGGGCCGGGCGCCGAGCCGGCGGACCCGGAGGAGCGCGAGACGGTGGTCCCCATGCGCGGGCTCGAGTGCGGCCGCACCGGGCTGGACGGGACCCTCGGCGTGCCGGCCGGCGCGCGCGGGCTCGTGGTCTTCGCGCACGGCGCGGGCTCGACCCACGCCGGGGCCCGCAACCGCCGCGTGGCCCAGGCGCTCCGCCGCGCCGGGCTCGCGACGCTCCTCTTCGACCTGCTCACGCCGGAGGAGCGGGCCGAGGACGAGGCCACCCTGCAGCTCCGCTTCGACGTGGACCTGCTCTCGGCCAGGGTGGTGCAGGCCCTCCGCTGGGCGCGGCGCCGGCCCGCGCTGGAGCAGCTGTCCGTCGGGCTCTTCGGCGCGAGCACCGGCGGCGCCGCCGCGCTGGCCGCCGCGAGCGCGCTCCCGGGGGAGGTCCGGGCGGTGGTGGCGCGCGGCGCGAGGCCGGACCTGCTCGCGCCCGAGGTGCTCGCGCGCATCGACGCGGCGGTGCTGCTCCTCGTCGGCGGCCGCGACGAGATGGTGCTCTCGCTCAACCGCTCCGCCCTGCCGCACCTGCGGCGCTGCGAGCTCGCGGTGCTGCCCGGGGCGAGCCACCTCTTCGAGGAGCCGGGGGCGCTCGCGGCGGTGGCCCGGCTCTCGGCGGACTGGTTCGGCCGGCACCTGCCGGCGCTCCCGGAGTCCCGGCCGGCCGGGTGA